GGATCATCTTTTGCGTAGATAATGAGGGTTGGTTTTTTTATTTTTGGCAGAATGCGAAATGGACTACTGGCATAGTAGTAATCGGTGACGGTTTTAAAGCCAAGGGTGGGAATGACAAAATATTGATCAAAGTTGCGAATACTATCAACAAATGGTAAAAGTTTTAGCTCAACATCTTGGGGGTGATGGTGATGAATATGGGTAATTAATGCTCTTAATCCTTGGGTTATGGCTTGGTCTAAATATTTTTTGAGGGGATGATTTTCTAGGTAGGTTAAGGATTTTTCGGCATCCAGACTAGGACAAATTACCCCGCAACCCCCAATATCCTTCTCTGTCAAACTACTAATTTTATCAATCTGTGAACCGTAAGATATTGCCCATAGTGCCAGTTGTCCGCCCAAGGAGTAGCCTGTAAACCAAAATTTACTAGGAAAACCCTCTTTTTTGGCTTGAGAGGCGATCGCCACGAAATCCTGACCTTCAAAAATGCCATCGGAGGTTAAAACGGGTGATAACTGGGCTGTTTTTCCATGCGCCCTCCAATCAAATAAAATGATGGCATAACCTAGATGATAGGCTTTTCGGGCTAAAATTTGCAATAACCATTGATTGTCAAGATTACCAGTTATGCCATAGGTGGCGATGATTGTTCCCTTGGGTTTTGGGGGAATAGCGGTTAGGGCGTAAAGGGGTACGTTATCAACACCATAAAATATTTTTTCTCGGTAAGATATGGGGGATAAATTGATAGTTTTTTGCCAGTGTTTGTTGAGTTGTTTGGCTATGTAGATGGTTTGGATTAATCCACTTTTAAGAAAAAAAGATGGTTGATAATTTGATGACATTGTACTTTTAAATCAAATTTTGTTTACACTTTTCGTTGTTCTTAATAATTCCCATGAATGTGAGTAGATAACCTGAGTTCGGGATAACATTTTCTAGTTAAGGTAGGCAATAGGGAATAGGCAATGGGCAATAGTGAAGTGAATATTTTTCACCATTTCTAGGTGTTATTTAGCAATTTGAAAACCGCCGTAAACTTTTCACCGTCAAGGCTGATACTAAACGATACTCATAATTATTCTCCCAAATTGAGGTTAGATAATAATTTATGAGAAAGAGTGATGGAATTACATTTTTTCTGGGTAATATGGGTTTGATGATCGCATTTTATGTAATCAAAAACATTTTTTTTTAAAGACTGTTATATTATCAAAACTTATTTTTATACTAACATTAATATTTTTTTAATCTTTTGATTGGCAAAATATATATATTTTTTGCAGAGAAAAGTATCATATTTTATTGTAAACAATATGTATATTGAAAAGGTATTATAATTGTTAAAATTTTATAATAGTTAAGAATAAGAATAATTTTTGTTTTAAAAAGGTTTTAAGAATGTTCAGTCTTGAATAAAAAATGCAAATTAGAAAAAATGAGTTAGGATAAAATAGAATCTTTTTATCTCTTCGATAATTCTCAAATACCATGATAGATCCTCAAGCCTTTACCGAATTATACCTAAGAGAAAATACGCAAAAAAATCAGATATTATCAGAGTATCAAAAACTAATCCTAGATAACATCATTGATGGAGTAGTTTTATTTAAAGAAGATCGCTACATATACGTAAATCAGGCATTTACTGAAATTTCAGGCTATGGAGAAGAAGAATTATTAGGAAAAAGATGGCAAGACTTTTATCCAGCAAAAGATGCTCAAAAAATAGAAAAAGAGATTCTTGGTATTTGTAAAGAAAACAAATATTGGAGAGGAGAAACAATTTCTTATCATAAAAATGGACAAAAAGTTTGGAAACAAATGTCCTTATCCTTGATTGAAGATGGAATTTTAATAGGAATTTGTCGAGATATTAGCGAGGGAAAAAAAACCCAAACTATGGTCAAAGCCCAAGAATCTGCCATGAGGGCTTTATATCAAGTGACATCATCATCTAGTTTAACCTTTGCAGAAAAATTAGAAGGTATCTTTAACCTTGGTAGGACATTTTTTGACTTAGAAATGGGGGTGTTAACCCGTGGATTAGACACATCTATTCAAATAGTCAAATTTCAGGGGGAAAAAAGAAATGGTGAAGTAGTTCAACTGCCTGTATATATAAACAATGATCAATCATTATGCTTTATTTGTTTGCAAAAACAAGAACCTTTAGTCATTGAATCCTTAGCCAAATCTATTTATAAAGAACATCCAGGGCATACTCTTTGGAATATCCAAAGCTATATTGGGGCAAAGATTGAAGTATCTGGGAAAACCTACGGTACTTTATGTTTTTTTTCGTTTGAGGAAAAAAATAGTGATACCATCACCGAAAATTCTCAACAGTTATTAAAATTAATGGCTCAATGGATTGGTTATGAAATTGAGCGCCAAGAGTCGCAAAAGTTACTGGAGCAAAAATTTCAGCAGGAAGTTTTATTAAAAACCATTGTTCAATCCATTCGTCAAACTATTGATTATGAAGAGTTATTCCAAAGGGCGGCTGAAACTATTGGAGAAACTTTCAACTTAGATCGTTGTCATCTTTTTACCTATGATACAACCAAAAAACCAGCCATGACTCCTTTGGGAGAATATTTGAGTGAGGGTATTTTATCTATGAGTCATGTAAATGTTGATCCTCATAATATTCGTAATCTTCACCTGGAAAAAATATTAGAACAAGATGAGGCGGTGGTAACTAATAATGTTTTTGAAGATCCTCTCTTGGAAAATATGCGTCATGTGTGTGTACAAGTTGATTTAAAGTCGATGATGGCGGTGCGCACTTCTTATTTAGGTCAAGCTAACGGTATTATTTGTTTACATACTTGTAAAGAGTACAGAAATTGGACGGATTCGGAGATAGAATTAATTGAAAATGTTGCTTCTCAATTTGGCATTGCGATCGCACAGGCGAAGTTATTGCAACAGGAAAAAGAACAGAAAGAACAATTAGAGTTAAAAAATAAAGCCTTAGAGGAAGCGAGGAAGGAGGCAGAAAGTGCTAATAGGGCAAAAAGTGCTTTCTTAGCTACCATGAGTCATGAAATTCGTACACCGATGAATGGGATTATGGGTATGGCGGATTTGTTGTGCCATACTCCTTTAAATAAAGAGCAAAAAGATTATGTCAAAACCATTAATCAAAGTGGCAGTTTATTACTGACAATTATTAATGATATTTTAGATTTAGCAAAAATTGAAGCGGGTAAAATTGAGTTAGAAAAAAAACCTTTTAATCTTCATCAATGTATCGAGGAAGTTTTAAAATTGATGAGGGCTAATGCTATCAATAAAAATATCAAATTAATTTATATTAAAAATCATTTAATTCCTGCCGATTTTATCGGTGATATTAATCGTCTCAAGCAAATTATTCTCAATTTAGTGAGTAACGGCATAAAATTTACTGAAAAAGGGGAGGTACAGGTAAAAGCTGATGCTCGTCTTTGTCCTGATGGTTTTCATGTCATTCAAATTGCCATAAAAGATACAGGCATCGGTATTCCTACAGATAAGTGCGATCGCCTCTTTAAACCATTTTCCCAAGTAGATGGCACCAATACTCGTAAATATGGCGGTACAGGATTAGGATTAGTAATTAGTCAAAAAATAGCCCATTTAATGGGAGGAAAAATTACTTTTAAGACAGAAATAGCTCAAGGCTCTACCTTTTATATTACCATAAAATTACTAGCTCTTTCCTCAGAAGAAATAAGTGAAAGAAACCTGTTAAATAGTAATGAAAATATAGAAAATAAAACCTTAAAAATATCCTCCTTACCCATCAAAATTTTATTGGTAGAAGATAATCCCGTTAACTACAAAGTAGCCCGTTTAATGTTTCAAAAACTAGGCTATACAGGAGAAAAATTAAACATTGCCCATGACGGTTTACAAGCCCTCGAATTAATTAATCAAAACCAATATGACATCGTCTTTATGGACTTACAAATGCCTAACCTAGATGGTTTGAATACTACCATCAAAATACGGGCATTAGGTAAAAAAATAAAACAACCTTGGATAGTCGCCATGACAGCTTCCGCCTTGGCAGAAGATCGAAAAAACTGCTTTAATGTAGGAATGAATGATTATGTCAGTAAGCCGATTCGCTCTGGTACCATTCAACAAGCATTGCAAAGGTTTTCTAATAGTTTGATTCTCTAAATAAAATTAATGAACATTATCATCTTATCTATGATTGCCGCCCTCATCATTCCCATGTATCAATCATGGCGGGATGAAAACGTCTGGCAAAAAATGTTGGCAGTGGCGAGTATCTCGACAAAAACGGCACTGCTAATTTTGGTAATTGCCGTTTTTCGGGACGATTGGATGATGGGGGTTGTGGGTGTAATTATCCTCACCGTTGGCAATGCAGGATTGATGTTGTTAGCTCATCTGCTCAAAAGAATGGGAGAAATTTAGAGTCTATTTTCTTTAAACCGACTCAATCATCAAATTTTTCCCAGTTGTGGCTCAGATAGTATGGATTGTTACAGACTAGAGGGCTGATCTAGTCGTAGGGTATTAATCGATGTAATAAGAGAGGTTGAGGATTAATGCACCTATGAGAATTGAGCAAATTAAGGCATTTTTAGCAGTTAATGATACAGGTAGTTTTGGACAGGCAGCCAAACAATGTGGTGTGACTCAGTCCACTGTCAGTCGTCAAGTTCAGGCCTTAGAAGCTCATCTAGGTACCTCTTTATTTCATCGTCACGCTCAGGCAAAATTAACGGTGGGAGGAGAGCGACTTTTGCCCCATGCTCGACGAATTTGTCAGGAGTGGGAAAAGGTGGAGGAAAAAATGAAAGAGCTTTTACAGGGAGAGCAACCTGAGTTGTGCGTGGCGGCCATTCATTCTGTATGTGCCTATTTTCTTCCCCCCATTCTACAGAGTTTTTGTCGCAGTTTTCCCCAAGTACAATTAAGGGTAACAGCTTTAGGGAGCGATCGCGCCTTAAAAGTATTACGGGATGGATTAGTGGATGTCGCCATCGTCATGAACAATAAATATTTAACCGCCACAGGGGAAATGTATGTCAAACCTTTGTATGAAGAAGTAATACAAGTTTTAGTATCAAAAGATCATCCCCTAGCATCCTTCGAGACGACAACCATAAAAGACTTAGTGGGCTTTCCTCAAGTAATTTTCAAGGATGGTTATGGTATGCAAAGAATTGTCCAAGACTTATTCACTAGCCATGGTTTTGATTTACCCGTAGCCATGGAATTAAACACCCTTGATGCTTTTCGGGGGGTAATTCGTCAGGGTAATTTGATCGCTCTGTTGCCCCAATCTGCCCTCCAAGAAGCGGTATTAGATCCTACCCTAGCGGTGGTTTCCATCGCCCTAGATTCGGGTTTACCCCTCACCAGAGACGTTGTTTTAGTTACCACTAGGGATAGGCTAGAAATTCCCACAGTCAAGAACTTTTTTAACCTTGTCTATAACCAAACTCAGAGTTGAAGAATGATTAATTTCTTGCCATAATAACGGCTGGATTTTGGACAATGATATGGCGCTGTTTATCGATAAAAATTAAACCATCCCTTTGCAAGTCGCCCAATAAACGAGTTACCGTTACCCTTGTAGTACCAATGGCACTTGCCAAATTTTGATGGGTAAAACGTACCGTAATTCGTGAACAACCATTGTTCATTTTTTCCCCAATACTATCGGCTAACAAGCGTAATAATGCTATCAGTTTGTCCTCTACTCGTTTTAAACCTGCGATCGCCAATAACTGTTCATTTTGCCGAACTCGACTCACCGTTTGAGTTAAAACATTTTGAGCGATTTGTGGAGATTTCTCAATTTCTTGTAAACTATACCATTGTAAATACACATCAGACAAAGCCCTTGCCTTAAAAGAATCGAGGGAAGTTAACCAAAGACCAAAAAAATGATCCTGTGCCGCCCATCCCAACCAAGTCTCATCCCCTTGAGGATTTACCCTAATCAACTGTACAAAACCACGACTAATGCCCCAAACCCCTTGACTTAAAAGAGGAATTTCTTCACCCTTTCCATAAAAATGTAATCTTCTTTCGCCAGATTGGATTTTAGTGCTTAAATTATGTTTAGAGGGAGAAGTTAGTAACATAAATAGAAATAGCAGATGTTTGCTAGGATACATCGAATTACCCCTTATCCTAAGAGATAAAAGTTAATAGAAGGTAATGAAAAGTTTAAATTTTTAACCTCAATTTGTTAACCAAAAAACCATGAACGAAAATCAACCAGAGTCCATAGTAGAAGATGCCGATATTCAAAAACTACATCTAACCAGAATATACGGAAGATGGTTATTAGTGCTTTTATCTTGGTTAACCTTGATGCCTTGGGGTTTGTGGCAATTTAGGGAAACCTTTTCACTATGTCAAGAACATTGTACATGGGCAGCCATTCGGGCAGGAATGGAATTTAATCCCCTAGCTACTTTGGCAGTTACTTTTTCTATCGGTTTTTTAACCTCTGTGTTAATCTGGCATAGTTCCTATATTTTACGGGGAGGTTTATCGGATAAAGAAAAATATTATTTTGCCCAAGAAGTAAAAAAAATTAGAACAAAGGGCAATAAACATTTTCTTTGGAAATGGTTAGAAAAAAAGTAAGTTAATAGTTTATTTAGCACTCCTTAACTTTTTTTGATTTGATCAATAATTTGTTTAATATCATCAAAAGCCATGGGTTTATTAATACAATCGTCAAATCCTAAAGATAAATAGTAGTCTTTATTATCAGTAATATGGGGATGTACAGCAATAATAAAATGATTATTTTTATATTTATTTCTAATGTTTTCAATAGTTAAAAAACCGTCCATTTTAGGCATATTTATGTCTATAAAAATACCATCATAATTATGTTTTTCTAGTTGTGCTAAAACTTCTAATCCATTATTAGCAATATCAGGATAAATTCCTAATTTTTGTAAATAAAATTTAAATACTTTTTGGTTAATGCGATTATCTTCCGCTACTAAAATTTTCAAAGTAGATAAAACAAGAGCCTTATTATCAAAAGAATTATCTTTATTTTCTACAAAAGGCTGTAAATGTAATGTAAAGTAAACCGTTGAACCCTGAAAAGATGTAGAAGAATAACACCATTGAGGAGGAGGATTTCCCGCTATATTTCCCTTACTTTCTATCCACAGAGTACCACCCATGACACTGACTAAACTTTTGGCGATGACTAATCCTAGTTTTCTACTGATATTATTATGTTTTTGATTAAATGGTTCAAAAATATGAGATATATCTTCTCCTTTTATGCCAATGCCAGTATCTTTGATCATAAACATTAAACATTTATTATTTAATGATAAATCATTATTTTCTGAACAAAGATTAGTTTCTTTAACCACTATAGATATTGAGCCTTGTTTTGTAAATTTAAAAGCATTATCTAAAATATTAAATAATATTTGTCTAATACGGGGAGCATCACCAAGAAAAGATGGTAAATTATGGGGGATTGAAAAGGTAAAATTTAATTGGCTTTCTTCTGCTTTTTTGACAAATAAAACAAAGACAGATTTGATAATTTCCTCAATGGTTAATTTTTGTTGTTCTAATACTAAATTTCCCACCTCAATACTAGAAAAATCAAGAATATCATTAACGGATTTTAGTAAATTTGACCCTGTATTCCTAATGGTTTGAATATAATTTTTTTGCTCTTCTGTCAATTCAGTATTGGCTAACATTTCGGCAACTCCTAAAACCCCACTCATCGGATTACGAAATTCATCACTTAGACTGGCTAAAAATTGGGTTTTTTGTTGAGTGAGGTTTTCTGCTTCTTGTTTTGCTTTTTTGAGGGATAATTGTTTTTCGAGAATTTTGTTATAGTCAATTAATATTTTTTCTTTTGCTTGGGTTTGTAATTCTTTTTGATGATTTAATTCTTCTAACTGATTATTTTTATTTAGTAATAGTTGATTAAATTTAATGAGTTCTTTTTTGGCATAACTATTTTCATTTAAAACAGCACTGAGAATTAAAGTTGTCATAGAAATACAGGCAACAAATGATTGCAATAATAACAAAGAGTCTCGGCTAGATTCTCTGACAAAGGATGTATTTCCCCTAACTGTTTCAATCACTAAAAGGATGGAGATTATTAGTACGACAGAAGTCGCCCCTAATTCGTAAAAGCGAAATACTGTCCATACTAAAAGGGGAATAAAAAAATATTCTAAATGATAATCTGTGTAGGTAGTTTGATTTAAAACTAGGGTAAGAAAAATAATAATTAGGGCTTCTAACCATTGTTTTTTTATTAATTTGATGAAGTTATTGATTTGTTTTTGCCAAGCAACAATTAAGGGAGTAAAGATTAAAATACCAAAACTATCACTTAGCCACCATGTAATGGCGATGGCGGGGAATAAATTCCACGGTGCATTACCAAATCCACAAACTAAACTCGCACAAATAATGCCGATGGGTATATGGCTAATAAAACTACCAAAAACGATGAACTGTACGGTATTTTTAGCACTATGTAGAAAGTAACGGCTGCTTAATTCTTCGGGGTTATTGGTATTGCGGGATTCACTCCAAAGGGTAGCGATTATTTTTCCTAGGCTTGTGACGATGGTTAGTAGTAAAATTAATAGTAGGTTAGATAAACTTGCCCAACCTTGATAAATAGTAAATTCAGCGATAAAGATACCTAAAAATACTCCTAACCAAAGGGAATAACCCCAAATAAATAGTAAGCCAACGGCTATTCCTCCCGGAATCCAGATAGGGGTTGAGCCTGTGTTGGGATAGGTGGTAAAACTAATGGATAGTAGGGCGGTTAGAAAGTAAAGGATGGCAACTAAAATTTGTTTCCACCATGAAACATGAAGGGGGTTAAAATCATACTGTTTTATGATGGATGAAAAACACTTCATGGTAGATAAGGGGCAGAGGAGGGATAATATATCTATTTATATTTTGTTAATTACCATTATCGTTGAGGATTAATTAAGTTATCAACCCTAATCGGGTTAAGATATTCTTTATAATTAAATTTATCTAAAATTTGGTTGCTAATTTTGTTAGTAATTTTTTGAGTTTTGATGGTTAAGTCATTATGGCTGAATATGAGGAAATTTTTGTCAGTAAAGAGTTTATTGGTTTGTGTCAGTCACAGTTAATTTTATTGGCGCAAAATTTAGCGGCACAGGAAAGTGCTATTTATTTAACTGAAACTGTCAAAAATGAAGAACCAAAGTTAATTCCCGTGGTAATTTATCCTTTTTCTTCTGGGGAAAATAACGATAATTTATTATTGTTACCTGAATCTCAGGATGGTACGGATTTTGAGTTTGATTTGATGGAAGAAAATAATAATAGTTTTAATCAAATTGTTAATTATATTCCTGAGTCGGCTTCTCCTTATCAGTTACTTTTACCTCTTATCCATGATGATTCTATGGTGGGGTTATTGGCGACTAATCGGAGTAAGAAACCTTGGCGTAAAAGGGAGATTTTACAGGTGCAGGAAGTGGCGCAAACGATTACTTTTGCTCGACTTTTGGATCAAAAACAACAGGTTTCTGAGGAACAATTAAAGCGTTATCAAAGTTTGCAAAAGTTACAAAATGATCATCTCGATGATTTTTTCCATCAGTTGCGTAATCCTTTGACTGCTATTCGTACTTTTGGCAAGTTATTGATTAAACGTTTGCTTGGGGATGACCAAAATTATACCATAGCCGAGGGAATTGTGCGTGAGGGCGATCGCCTCAAGGATTTAATACAAGATTTTAGTGAAGATTGGAAGGTGGTTAATAATATTTCTAATCCTAGTTTAGAACAAACGGAGTCAACGAGTTTCTTTTTGACAGAAAATATCCAACGATTGGAAAAGGTAGATTTGAATAAATTAATTATCCCTTTAGTTCAGGGAATTTCTACCATTGCCAAGGAAAAAAGTATTACTTTTATGAGTGATATTGATGAAGATTTACCCTTGATTTCTACTAACCCAAAAGCCTTGACAGAAGTGTTAAATAATTTATTAGATAATGCGGTCAAATATACTCCTGATGGTGGTAAAATTTGTTTGGAAATAGTAAAACAAAAATCTACTCCTGCGGGGGAAAAATTAGTCATTGAAATTAGTGATACGGGCTACGGTATTCCTCCTGAAGATCAAAAACATATTTTTGAGCGTCATTATCGTGGGGTACAAGAAGAGGGTAATATCCATGGCACTGGTTTGGGGTTAGCTATTGTCAAGGAATTGTGTGATAAAATGTCCATTGATATTGAGCTTTTTAGTCCTTCTTTTTGGCTGAAAAATCAGGAGTTAAATGGAACAACTTTTACTTTGTTTATTCCCATTGCATAAAACAGTTTTTTAACTACGAAATAGTCTACTATAAAGGGTTTCGTGGTGCATACTTGCCATAGATAAACCCCAACTACAACAGTTTAACTCTTCATCCTTTAAGTTGATAATATCAGGACTAATTTCTTTTAATAAATCATTAAATTGTAAGAGTATTTTCTGCCCTTCCGTTTGTCCTAGGGGAATGAGTTTAATTCCTACCCCAATCAGGTTATTTAACCAACTATGTAAATATCCCAATAACGCATCTTCAAGGGGAATTTGCCAATAAGACACTATACCACTAAAGGCGATCGTATAACTACATCTTTGAGGTAGTAAATTTAGAAAAGATTGACTATCATTTCCTTTTTCTAAAGATACAATTAAACGACGTAAACTTTTGCCCATCTGTAAAGTTTGTTCCCTTAATTCAGAGGTTTCTCTACTAGCAATTAACCAATTATTCCAATAATTAATTTTGTCTTGATCACTATTCATAAATCCATGGTATCCTCTTACAAAAATCCCTGCCTCCATTTTGATAGAACCATAAATTAATTCATTTTTTAACCACTGATAAAGGGAAACACCATCACAAATTACTTTTTTTTCCACTAAACTTTCTATGGCATCAGAATAACTATATGCCCCTAAAGG
The sequence above is a segment of the Cyanobacterium stanieri PCC 7202 genome. Coding sequences within it:
- a CDS encoding multi-sensor hybrid histidine kinase (PFAM: GAF domain; Histidine kinase-, DNA gyrase B-, and HSP90-like ATPase; Response regulator receiver domain; His Kinase A (phosphoacceptor) domain; PAS fold~TIGRFAM: PAS domain S-box~COGs: COG0642 Signal transduction histidine kinase~InterProIPR004358:IPR000014:IPR003018:IPR003661:IPR 003594:IPR001789:IPR005467:IPR020606:IPR013656~KEGG: gvi:glr0718 two-component hybrid sensor and regulator~PFAM: ATP-binding region ATPase domain protein; histidine kinase A domain protein; GAF domain protein; PAS fold-4 domain protein; response regulator receiver~SMART: ATP-binding region ATPase domain protein; histidine kinase A domain protein; PAS domain containing protein; GAF domain protein; response regulator receiver~SPTR: Sensor protein;~TIGRFAM: PAS sensor protein), with translation MIDPQAFTELYLRENTQKNQILSEYQKLILDNIIDGVVLFKEDRYIYVNQAFTEISGYGEEELLGKRWQDFYPAKDAQKIEKEILGICKENKYWRGETISYHKNGQKVWKQMSLSLIEDGILIGICRDISEGKKTQTMVKAQESAMRALYQVTSSSSLTFAEKLEGIFNLGRTFFDLEMGVLTRGLDTSIQIVKFQGEKRNGEVVQLPVYINNDQSLCFICLQKQEPLVIESLAKSIYKEHPGHTLWNIQSYIGAKIEVSGKTYGTLCFFSFEEKNSDTITENSQQLLKLMAQWIGYEIERQESQKLLEQKFQQEVLLKTIVQSIRQTIDYEELFQRAAETIGETFNLDRCHLFTYDTTKKPAMTPLGEYLSEGILSMSHVNVDPHNIRNLHLEKILEQDEAVVTNNVFEDPLLENMRHVCVQVDLKSMMAVRTSYLGQANGIICLHTCKEYRNWTDSEIELIENVASQFGIAIAQAKLLQQEKEQKEQLELKNKALEEARKEAESANRAKSAFLATMSHEIRTPMNGIMGMADLLCHTPLNKEQKDYVKTINQSGSLLLTIINDILDLAKIEAGKIELEKKPFNLHQCIEEVLKLMRANAINKNIKLIYIKNHLIPADFIGDINRLKQIILNLVSNGIKFTEKGEVQVKADARLCPDGFHVIQIAIKDTGIGIPTDKCDRLFKPFSQVDGTNTRKYGGTGLGLVISQKIAHLMGGKITFKTEIAQGSTFYITIKLLALSSEEISERNLLNSNENIENKTLKISSLPIKILLVEDNPVNYKVARLMFQKLGYTGEKLNIAHDGLQALELINQNQYDIVFMDLQMPNLDGLNTTIKIRALGKKIKQPWIVAMTASALAEDRKNCFNVGMNDYVSKPIRSGTIQQALQRFSNSLIL
- a CDS encoding hypothetical protein (KEGG: ava:Ava_4789 hypothetical protein~SPTR: Putative uncharacterized protein), with translation MNIIILSMIAALIIPMYQSWRDENVWQKMLAVASISTKTALLILVIAVFRDDWMMGVVGVIILTVGNAGLMLLAHLLKRMGEI
- a CDS encoding transcriptional regulator, LysR family (PFAM: LysR substrate binding domain; Bacterial regulatory helix-turn-helix protein, lysR family~TIGRFAM: ModE molybdate transport repressor domain~COGs: COG0583 Transcriptional regulator~InterPro IPR000847:IPR005119~KEGG: mar:MAE_09380 transcriptional regulator~PFAM: LysR substrate-binding; regulatory protein LysR~SPTR: Similar to Q4C186_CROWT Regulatory protein), which produces MRIEQIKAFLAVNDTGSFGQAAKQCGVTQSTVSRQVQALEAHLGTSLFHRHAQAKLTVGGERLLPHARRICQEWEKVEEKMKELLQGEQPELCVAAIHSVCAYFLPPILQSFCRSFPQVQLRVTALGSDRALKVLRDGLVDVAIVMNNKYLTATGEMYVKPLYEEVIQVLVSKDHPLASFETTTIKDLVGFPQVIFKDGYGMQRIVQDLFTSHGFDLPVAMELNTLDAFRGVIRQGNLIALLPQSALQEAVLDPTLAVVSIALDSGLPLTRDVVLVTTRDRLEIPTVKNFFNLVYNQTQS
- a CDS encoding hypothetical protein (KEGG: npu:Npun_F3852 hypothetical protein~SPTR: Putative uncharacterized protein), with amino-acid sequence MNENQPESIVEDADIQKLHLTRIYGRWLLVLLSWLTLMPWGLWQFRETFSLCQEHCTWAAIRAGMEFNPLATLAVTFSIGFLTSVLIWHSSYILRGGLSDKEKYYFAQEVKKIRTKGNKHFLWKWLEKK
- a CDS encoding alpha/beta hydrolase fold protein (COGs: COG0429 hydrolase of the alpha/beta-hydrolase fold~InterPro IPR012020:IPR000952:IPR000073~KEGG: ter:Tery_0281 alpha/beta hydrolase fold~PFAM: alpha/beta hydrolase fold~SPTR: Alpha/beta hydrolase fold) → MSSNYQPSFFLKSGLIQTIYIAKQLNKHWQKTINLSPISYREKIFYGVDNVPLYALTAIPPKPKGTIIATYGITGNLDNQWLLQILARKAYHLGYAIILFDWRAHGKTAQLSPVLTSDGIFEGQDFVAIASQAKKEGFPSKFWFTGYSLGGQLALWAISYGSQIDKISSLTEKDIGGCGVICPSLDAEKSLTYLENHPLKKYLDQAITQGLRALITHIHHHHPQDVELKLLPFVDSIRNFDQYFVIPTLGFKTVTDYYYASSPFRILPKIKKPTLIIYAKDDPMFCPTIIPDLEKEISQNHHLQLILTRHGGHVGYINSARGQKLNGDDDIWWAWNRFLDWLIQEDT
- a CDS encoding putative transcriptional regulator, Crp/Fnr family (PFAM: Bacterial regulatory proteins, crp family~COGs: COG0664 cAMP-binding protein - catabolite gene activator and regulatory subunit of cAMP-dependent protein kinase~InterPro IPR001808:IPR012318~KEGG: cyh:Cyan8802_0353 putative transcriptional regulator, Crp/Fnr family~PFAM: regulatory protein Crp~SMART: regulatory protein Crp~SPTR: Putative transcriptional regulator, Crp/Fnr family), with product MLLTSPSKHNLSTKIQSGERRLHFYGKGEEIPLLSQGVWGISRGFVQLIRVNPQGDETWLGWAAQDHFFGLWLTSLDSFKARALSDVYLQWYSLQEIEKSPQIAQNVLTQTVSRVRQNEQLLAIAGLKRVEDKLIALLRLLADSIGEKMNNGCSRITVRFTHQNLASAIGTTRVTVTRLLGDLQRDGLIFIDKQRHIIVQNPAVIMARN